One window of the Tachypleus tridentatus isolate NWPU-2018 chromosome 10, ASM421037v1, whole genome shotgun sequence genome contains the following:
- the LOC143229065 gene encoding uncharacterized protein LOC143229065 isoform X5 has product MASLGLPFHDKENTSTSNIGFGKSERLKTSKLVNPSRSVKKAHQSVNSLSRRALGNVSNITPSVKDDYHYGQRKGGSIQIKKPATVLSGSGKKVRKVPKPISGKLEGVSPAVLSTPNSVQNEDYAEIEYMPVYPEPEDNYEDILPLNERLTIKELEWLKDWKPKCASRACSPSPRPTPVPVEPVAQWLAIVPDVRLELSDDRSEPCSILPILYPGLVHWM; this is encoded by the exons ATGGCTAGTCTTGGTTTACCATTTCATGATAAGGAAAACACATCTACTTCAAACATTGGTTTTGGGAaaagtgaaagactaaagacaTCCAAGC TAGTGAATCCTTCTCGAAGTGTTAAAAAGGCTCATCAATCTGTGAATAGTCTTTCCCGGAGGGCTTTAGGGAACGTGAGCAATATCACTCCATCTGTGAAGGATGATTATCACTATGGGCAAAGGAAAGGTGGTAGTATTCAGATCAAAAAGCCAGCAACTGTGTTATCAGGCTCTGGTAAGAAAGTGCGGAAGGTACCAAAGCCAATAAGTGGGAAATTAGAG GGCGTATCACCTGCTGTGCTTTCCACACCTAATTCAGTACAAAATGAAGATTATGCTGAAATAGAGTATATGCCAGTATATCCAGAACCCGAAG ATAATTATGAAGATATTCTCCCACTAAATGAGCGGCTTACAATAAAAGAGTTAGAATGGTTGAAAGATTGGAAACCTAAATGTGCGTCTCGAGCTTGTTCTCCATCTCCTAGGCCTACACCTGTACCAGTGGAGCCTGTAGCACAGTGGCTTGCTATAG TACCTGATGTTAGACTGGAATTATCAGATGATAGAAGTGAGCCATGCAGTATTTTGCCTATTCTGTATCCTg GGCTGGTCCACTGGATGTGA
- the LOC143229065 gene encoding uncharacterized protein LOC143229065 isoform X3: MASLGLPFHDKENTSTSNIGFGKSERLKTSKLVNPSRSVKKAHQSVNSLSRRALGNVSNITPSVKDDYHYGQRKGGSIQIKKPATVLSGSGKKVRKVPKPISGKLEGVSPAVLSTPNSVQNEDYAEIEYMPVYPEPEDNYEDILPLNERLTIKELEWLKDWKPKCASRACSPSPRPTPVPVEPVAQWLAIAFYITVLVPDVRLELSDDRSEPCSILPILYPGLVHWM; this comes from the exons ATGGCTAGTCTTGGTTTACCATTTCATGATAAGGAAAACACATCTACTTCAAACATTGGTTTTGGGAaaagtgaaagactaaagacaTCCAAGC TAGTGAATCCTTCTCGAAGTGTTAAAAAGGCTCATCAATCTGTGAATAGTCTTTCCCGGAGGGCTTTAGGGAACGTGAGCAATATCACTCCATCTGTGAAGGATGATTATCACTATGGGCAAAGGAAAGGTGGTAGTATTCAGATCAAAAAGCCAGCAACTGTGTTATCAGGCTCTGGTAAGAAAGTGCGGAAGGTACCAAAGCCAATAAGTGGGAAATTAGAG GGCGTATCACCTGCTGTGCTTTCCACACCTAATTCAGTACAAAATGAAGATTATGCTGAAATAGAGTATATGCCAGTATATCCAGAACCCGAAG ATAATTATGAAGATATTCTCCCACTAAATGAGCGGCTTACAATAAAAGAGTTAGAATGGTTGAAAGATTGGAAACCTAAATGTGCGTCTCGAGCTTGTTCTCCATCTCCTAGGCCTACACCTGTACCAGTGGAGCCTGTAGCACAGTGGCTTGCTATAG CTTTTTACATAACTGTTTTAGTACCTGATGTTAGACTGGAATTATCAGATGATAGAAGTGAGCCATGCAGTATTTTGCCTATTCTGTATCCTg GGCTGGTCCACTGGATGTGA
- the LOC143229065 gene encoding uncharacterized protein LOC143229065 isoform X2, which produces MASLGLPFHDKENTSTSNIGFGKSERLKTSKLNPSRSVKKAHQSVNSLSRRALGNVSNITPSVKDDYHYGQRKGGSIQIKKPATVLSGSGKKVRKVPKPISGKLEGVSPAVLSTPNSVQNEDYAEIEYMPVYPEPEDNYEDILPLNERLTIKELEWLKDWKPKCASRACSPSPRPTPVPVEPVAQWLAIAFYITVLVPDVRLELSDDRSEPCSILPILYPERRKEATW; this is translated from the exons ATGGCTAGTCTTGGTTTACCATTTCATGATAAGGAAAACACATCTACTTCAAACATTGGTTTTGGGAaaagtgaaagactaaagacaTCCAAGC TGAATCCTTCTCGAAGTGTTAAAAAGGCTCATCAATCTGTGAATAGTCTTTCCCGGAGGGCTTTAGGGAACGTGAGCAATATCACTCCATCTGTGAAGGATGATTATCACTATGGGCAAAGGAAAGGTGGTAGTATTCAGATCAAAAAGCCAGCAACTGTGTTATCAGGCTCTGGTAAGAAAGTGCGGAAGGTACCAAAGCCAATAAGTGGGAAATTAGAG GGCGTATCACCTGCTGTGCTTTCCACACCTAATTCAGTACAAAATGAAGATTATGCTGAAATAGAGTATATGCCAGTATATCCAGAACCCGAAG ATAATTATGAAGATATTCTCCCACTAAATGAGCGGCTTACAATAAAAGAGTTAGAATGGTTGAAAGATTGGAAACCTAAATGTGCGTCTCGAGCTTGTTCTCCATCTCCTAGGCCTACACCTGTACCAGTGGAGCCTGTAGCACAGTGGCTTGCTATAG CTTTTTACATAACTGTTTTAGTACCTGATGTTAGACTGGAATTATCAGATGATAGAAGTGAGCCATGCAGTATTTTGCCTATTCTGTATCCTg AACGTAGAAAAGAAGCAACTTGGTAA
- the LOC143229065 gene encoding uncharacterized protein LOC143229065 isoform X1 gives MASLGLPFHDKENTSTSNIGFGKSERLKTSKLVNPSRSVKKAHQSVNSLSRRALGNVSNITPSVKDDYHYGQRKGGSIQIKKPATVLSGSGKKVRKVPKPISGKLEGVSPAVLSTPNSVQNEDYAEIEYMPVYPEPEDNYEDILPLNERLTIKELEWLKDWKPKCASRACSPSPRPTPVPVEPVAQWLAIAFYITVLVPDVRLELSDDRSEPCSILPILYPERRKEATW, from the exons ATGGCTAGTCTTGGTTTACCATTTCATGATAAGGAAAACACATCTACTTCAAACATTGGTTTTGGGAaaagtgaaagactaaagacaTCCAAGC TAGTGAATCCTTCTCGAAGTGTTAAAAAGGCTCATCAATCTGTGAATAGTCTTTCCCGGAGGGCTTTAGGGAACGTGAGCAATATCACTCCATCTGTGAAGGATGATTATCACTATGGGCAAAGGAAAGGTGGTAGTATTCAGATCAAAAAGCCAGCAACTGTGTTATCAGGCTCTGGTAAGAAAGTGCGGAAGGTACCAAAGCCAATAAGTGGGAAATTAGAG GGCGTATCACCTGCTGTGCTTTCCACACCTAATTCAGTACAAAATGAAGATTATGCTGAAATAGAGTATATGCCAGTATATCCAGAACCCGAAG ATAATTATGAAGATATTCTCCCACTAAATGAGCGGCTTACAATAAAAGAGTTAGAATGGTTGAAAGATTGGAAACCTAAATGTGCGTCTCGAGCTTGTTCTCCATCTCCTAGGCCTACACCTGTACCAGTGGAGCCTGTAGCACAGTGGCTTGCTATAG CTTTTTACATAACTGTTTTAGTACCTGATGTTAGACTGGAATTATCAGATGATAGAAGTGAGCCATGCAGTATTTTGCCTATTCTGTATCCTg AACGTAGAAAAGAAGCAACTTGGTAA
- the LOC143229065 gene encoding uncharacterized protein LOC143229065 isoform X7 has product MASLGLPFHDKENTSTSNIGFGKSERLKTSKLVNPSRSVKKAHQSVNSLSRRALGNVSNITPSVKDDYHYGQRKGGSIQIKKPATVLSGSGKKVRKVPKPISGKLEGVSPAVLSTPNSVQNEDYAEIEYMPVYPEPEDNYEDILPLNERLTIKELEWLKDWKPKCASRACSPSPRPTPVPVEPVAQWLAIERRKEATW; this is encoded by the exons ATGGCTAGTCTTGGTTTACCATTTCATGATAAGGAAAACACATCTACTTCAAACATTGGTTTTGGGAaaagtgaaagactaaagacaTCCAAGC TAGTGAATCCTTCTCGAAGTGTTAAAAAGGCTCATCAATCTGTGAATAGTCTTTCCCGGAGGGCTTTAGGGAACGTGAGCAATATCACTCCATCTGTGAAGGATGATTATCACTATGGGCAAAGGAAAGGTGGTAGTATTCAGATCAAAAAGCCAGCAACTGTGTTATCAGGCTCTGGTAAGAAAGTGCGGAAGGTACCAAAGCCAATAAGTGGGAAATTAGAG GGCGTATCACCTGCTGTGCTTTCCACACCTAATTCAGTACAAAATGAAGATTATGCTGAAATAGAGTATATGCCAGTATATCCAGAACCCGAAG ATAATTATGAAGATATTCTCCCACTAAATGAGCGGCTTACAATAAAAGAGTTAGAATGGTTGAAAGATTGGAAACCTAAATGTGCGTCTCGAGCTTGTTCTCCATCTCCTAGGCCTACACCTGTACCAGTGGAGCCTGTAGCACAGTGGCTTGCTATAG AACGTAGAAAAGAAGCAACTTGGTAA
- the LOC143229065 gene encoding uncharacterized protein LOC143229065 isoform X4, producing the protein MASLGLPFHDKENTSTSNIGFGKSERLKTSKLVNPSRSVKKAHQSVNSLSRRALGNVSNITPSVKDDYHYGQRKGGSIQIKKPATVLSGSGKKVRKVPKPISGKLEGVSPAVLSTPNSVQNEDYAEIEYMPVYPEPEDNYEDILPLNERLTIKELEWLKDWKPKCASRACSPSPRPTPVPVEPVAQWLAIVPDVRLELSDDRSEPCSILPILYPERRKEATW; encoded by the exons ATGGCTAGTCTTGGTTTACCATTTCATGATAAGGAAAACACATCTACTTCAAACATTGGTTTTGGGAaaagtgaaagactaaagacaTCCAAGC TAGTGAATCCTTCTCGAAGTGTTAAAAAGGCTCATCAATCTGTGAATAGTCTTTCCCGGAGGGCTTTAGGGAACGTGAGCAATATCACTCCATCTGTGAAGGATGATTATCACTATGGGCAAAGGAAAGGTGGTAGTATTCAGATCAAAAAGCCAGCAACTGTGTTATCAGGCTCTGGTAAGAAAGTGCGGAAGGTACCAAAGCCAATAAGTGGGAAATTAGAG GGCGTATCACCTGCTGTGCTTTCCACACCTAATTCAGTACAAAATGAAGATTATGCTGAAATAGAGTATATGCCAGTATATCCAGAACCCGAAG ATAATTATGAAGATATTCTCCCACTAAATGAGCGGCTTACAATAAAAGAGTTAGAATGGTTGAAAGATTGGAAACCTAAATGTGCGTCTCGAGCTTGTTCTCCATCTCCTAGGCCTACACCTGTACCAGTGGAGCCTGTAGCACAGTGGCTTGCTATAG TACCTGATGTTAGACTGGAATTATCAGATGATAGAAGTGAGCCATGCAGTATTTTGCCTATTCTGTATCCTg AACGTAGAAAAGAAGCAACTTGGTAA
- the LOC143229065 gene encoding uncharacterized protein LOC143229065 isoform X6: protein MASLGLPFHDKENTSTSNIGFGKSERLKTSKLVNPSRSVKKAHQSVNSLSRRALGNVSNITPSVKDDYHYGQRKGGSIQIKKPATVLSGSGKKVRKVPKPISGKLEGVSPAVLSTPNSVQNEDYAEIEYMPVYPEPEDNYEDILPLNERLTIKELEWLKDWKPKCASRACSPSPRPTPVPVEPVAQWLAIVPDVRLELSDDRSEPCSILPILYPGNEI from the exons ATGGCTAGTCTTGGTTTACCATTTCATGATAAGGAAAACACATCTACTTCAAACATTGGTTTTGGGAaaagtgaaagactaaagacaTCCAAGC TAGTGAATCCTTCTCGAAGTGTTAAAAAGGCTCATCAATCTGTGAATAGTCTTTCCCGGAGGGCTTTAGGGAACGTGAGCAATATCACTCCATCTGTGAAGGATGATTATCACTATGGGCAAAGGAAAGGTGGTAGTATTCAGATCAAAAAGCCAGCAACTGTGTTATCAGGCTCTGGTAAGAAAGTGCGGAAGGTACCAAAGCCAATAAGTGGGAAATTAGAG GGCGTATCACCTGCTGTGCTTTCCACACCTAATTCAGTACAAAATGAAGATTATGCTGAAATAGAGTATATGCCAGTATATCCAGAACCCGAAG ATAATTATGAAGATATTCTCCCACTAAATGAGCGGCTTACAATAAAAGAGTTAGAATGGTTGAAAGATTGGAAACCTAAATGTGCGTCTCGAGCTTGTTCTCCATCTCCTAGGCCTACACCTGTACCAGTGGAGCCTGTAGCACAGTGGCTTGCTATAG TACCTGATGTTAGACTGGAATTATCAGATGATAGAAGTGAGCCATGCAGTATTTTGCCTATTCTGTATCCTggtaatgaaatttaa